A genome region from Erigeron canadensis isolate Cc75 chromosome 3, C_canadensis_v1, whole genome shotgun sequence includes the following:
- the LOC122593477 gene encoding nicotianamine synthase-like, with the protein MDSLQQESILIEQVCEIYEKISKLETLKPSKDVNNLFTQLVLMCIPHSSINIDTLPSNVQEIRSKLIKLCGEAEGHLEAHFSTLLGSFENPLHHLDVFPYYSNYLKLSLLEYNILNQHYSCTKEAPKRVAFVGSGPLPLTSIVLASYHLKDTVFHNYDIDNSANLMASRLVSSDPDLSQRMVFHTADIMNVTDELKNYDVVFLAALVGMDIEKKVEVIEHLAKYMSPGAILMLRSAHGARAFLYPVVDPEVLQGEFDVLSIFHPDDDVVNSVVITRKIEDPVSIDRHNHHEAGIGSIIPSSCKHCEFQAFNNPLCCMKMIHE; encoded by the coding sequence ATGGATTCCCTCCAACAAGAAAGTATCTTGATTGAGCAAGTTTGTGAGATTTATGAAAAGATTTCAAAGCTTGAAACACTCAAACCTTCAAAAGATGTCAATAATCTATTCACTCAATTAGTCCTCATGTGCATCCCACACTCTTCTATTAACATAGACACACTCCCATCCAATGTTCAAGAAATAAGGTCTAAGCTCATTAAGCTTTGTGGCGAGGCGGAGGGTCATCTCGAAGCTCACTTCTCTACCCTTTTAGGCTCTTTCGAAAATCCTCTACACCATCTTGATGTCTTTCCTTACTACTCCAATTATCTCAAGCTTAGTCTTCTTGAGTATAACATCCTCAATCAACATTATTCCTGCACTAAAGAAGCCCCCAAGCGTGTCGCATTTGTGGGGTCTGGCCCCTTACCTCTCACCTCGATTGTCTTGGCTTCTTATCATCTCAAGGACACGGTGTTTCACAACTATGACATTGACAATTCTGCAAACTTGATGGCCTCTCGTCTTGTTTCATCTGATCCTGACTTGTCCCAAAGAATGGTCTTTCACACTGCTGATATAATGAATGTTACTGATGAGTTGAAAAACTATGATGTGGTTTTCTTGGCTGCACTTGTGGGGATGGATATTGAGAAGAAAGTTGAAGTAATCGAACATTTGGCTAAATATATGTCCCCTGGTGCCATCCTCATGCTCAGGAGTGCCCATGGTGCCCGTGCTTTTCTTTACCCAGTGGTGGACCCTGAAGTTCTTCAAGGTGAGTTTGATGTTCTCTCAATTTTTCATCCAGATGATGATGTCGTTAATTCAGTTGTGATCACACGTAAGATTGAGGACCCGGTGAGCATTGATCGTCATAATCATCATGAAGCAGGAATTGGCTCTATCATACCCTCTAGTTGCAAGCATTGTGAGTTCCAAGCTTTCAACAATCCCTTATGTTGTATGAAAATGATCCATGAGTAG
- the LOC122592640 gene encoding protein SEMI-ROLLED LEAF 2 has protein sequence MGVISRKLFPACVNMCVCCPALRSRSRQPVKRYKKLLAEIFPKSPGFSPNERKIVKLCEYAAKNPFRIPKIAQYLEERCYKELRLDHVQLVNVITDVYSKLICVCKDQMAYFAANLLNVSIELLDDSKRDTVQIIGCQTLTKFIYNQVDGTYTYNIENLVQKVCMLARKPEEEDEKTRLRAASLQCLSAMIWFMTEFSHMFAEFDEIVHVILGNFEPNRNTEQDDDRGEVHHNWVNEVVRCEARGAITETDSSYMIVKPRAEKKDLSLLTREEAETPKVWAQICIQRMVELAKESTTMRRILDPMLIYFDTNRQWVLPHGLGLTVLSDMAYFVESPENKQLILASVVHHLDHKNVSHDPELKSYVIQTTTALARQVRSEVALKDIGYVSDLCRHLRKSLQATAESVSEHELSLNSLLQSSIEDCLLEIARGIADARPLFDVMSTTLENLSPSSVVARASTGSMIILAHMIVIASVSSNTQQVFPEGLLLQLLKLMLHPDVEIRLSGHQIFSVLLIPSSNHLRRDASNHTRRWSADSASVFASVTSLLDKLRKEKDGTGVGKSEVCIQDGSVENENTDAERKHAWGPKKSPNFQKISSITAGELASSNAEPSVMKFSEDQVTQLLSAFWIQANLPDNNLANIEALAYSFCLTVISLRLKNPNHNLVVRIFQLPLSLLKVALDHNNGMLCPAHQRSLFTLSTAMLMFAAKMYQIPDIVDLLKPMLKSEADNYLGISDDFQVYTKAQADVKAYCSDHDNQAANVLLAKLQSKMSKSYERIVDILVQKLSGITEMEEEELRIQLFDTFIPDDAMFGPESMLHLDHSHRVAHSKESLSFETDFPTSLVEDDASSESSVSDLSRFITKSPTPSSMSHAISIRQLLESALEAAGQVAGASVSTSPLPFSAMTGQCEALGTDSRKKLSTWLSHANGAQTAEKDDVPNGENAIVMKILGEDEPTRAGTNGLRLPPASPFDNFLKAARYA, from the exons ATGGGTGTGATTTCAAGGAAGTTATTTCCAGCATGTGTAAATATGTGTGTTTGCTGTCCGGCTTTAAGATCGCGTTCAAGACAACCTGTTAAAAGATACAAGAAATTACTTGCAGAAATCTTTCCCAAATCACCT GGTTTTTCGCCAAACGAGCGGAAAATTGTGAAATTATGTGAATATGCAGCTAAAAACCCTTTTCGTATCCCTAAG ATTGCACAATATCTTGAAGAAAGATGTTACAAGGAGTTGCGGTTGGATCATGTACAACTGGTTAATGTTATTACAGATGTGTATAGTAAGTTGATATGCGTGTGCAAGGATCAAAT GGCATATTTTGCTGCAAACCTGCTGAATGTTTCTATTGAGCTTTTGGATGATTCTAAACGAGATACAGTCCAGATAATTGGATGTCAGACACTGACTAAATTTATCTATAATCAG GTGGATGGAACTTACACGtacaatattgaaaatttagtTCAAAAGGTTTGTATGCTAGCCCGTAAGCCggaggaagaagatgaaaaaacACGATTAAGGGCAGCAAGCTTGCAATGCCTCTCAGCCATG ATTTGGTTTATGACAGAATTCTCACATATGTTTGCTGAGTTTGATGAG ATTGTACATGTTATTTTGGGCAACTTTGAGCCAAATAGAAACACTGAACAAGATGATGATAGGGGGGAAGTACATCATAATTGGGTGAACGAAGTGGTTAGATGTGAAGCGAGAGGGGCTATCACTGAAACTGATTCAAGCTATATGATTGTCAAGCCACGGGCAGAAAAGAAGGATCTTTCTCTTTTGACTAG AGAAGAGGCCGAGACACCTAAAGTATGGGCTCAAATTTGCATTCAAAGAATGGTAGAACTTGCTAAGGAAAGTACAACAATGCGTAGAATATTGGACCCAATgcttatttattttgatactaACCGACAGTGGGTTCTTCCTCACGGGTTGGGCTTAACCGTTCTTTCTGATATGGCCTACTTTGTAGAGAGCCCAG AAAATAAGCAGTTGATATTGGCTTCAGTTGTTCACCATTTGGATCACAAAAATGTTTCACATGATCCCGAGCTGAAGTCATATGTCATACAGACTACTACTGCTTTGGCTCGGCAAGTTAGGTCTGAAGTTGCACTCAAAGATATTGGATATGTCAGTGATCTTTGCAGGCATTTAAGGAAAAGCCTTCAAGCAACTGCTGAATCAGTCAGTGAACATGAATTGAGCTTGAATTCCTTACTCCAATCTTCAATAGAAGATTGCTTACTCGAAATTGCTAGAGGG ATAGCCGATGCTCGTCCTCTATTTGATGTAATGTCAACAACACTCGAGAATCTTTCTCCTAGTAGTGTCGTGGCAAGGGCTTCTACTGGATCGATGATTATTCTTGCCCACATGATTGTTATAGCATCTGTTTCCTCAAACACACAACAG GTGTTTCCCGAaggtcttcttcttcaacttctaAAATTAATGTTGCATCCAGATGTTGAAATACGTTTGAGCGGGCATCAAATCTTTTCTGTTCTTTTAATTCCAAGCTCTAACCATTTGAGACGTGATGCTTCTAATCATACAAGGAGATGGAGTGCTGACAGTGCATCTGTATTTGCCTCGGTTACATCCTTACTTGATAAGCTTAGAAAAGAGAAAGATGGAACAGGAGTTGGCAAAAGTGAAGTTTGTATTCAAGATGGTTCTGTAGAAAATGAAAACACAGATGCCGAAAGGAAACATGCATGGGGACCCAAAAAATCCCCTAATTTTCAGAAAATAAGTTCCATTACTGCTGGAGAATTAGCATCATCTAACGCA GAACCATCTGTTATGAAGTTTAGTGAGGATCAGGTTACTCAATTGTTGTCTGCTTTTTGGATACAAGCCAATCTTCCTGATAATAATCTTGCAAATATTGAAGCTCTAGCTTATTCGTTCTGCTTAACAGTCATTTCTTTGCGGCTTAAG AATCCCAATCACAATCTTGTGGTTCGCATATTCCAACTTCCGTTATCATTGTTGAAAGTAGCATTGGATCATAACAACG GAATGTTATGCCCGGCACACCAAAGATCACTTTTTACATTATCAACTGCAATGCTGATGTTTGCAGCAAAGATGTATCAAATTCCTGATATTGTTGATTTACTCAAACCAATGCTTAAATCTGAA GCTGACAACTACTTGGGTATCAGTGATGACTTTCAAGTTTATACAAAGGCACAGGCTGATGTAAAAGCATATTGTTCTGACCATGATAATCAAGCGGCTAATGTTTTGCTTGCTAAGTTGCAAAGCAAAATGTCCAAGTCTTACGAGAGAATTGTTGATATTTTAGTCCAAAAGTTATCTGGCATTACAGAG ATGGAGGAAGAAGAACTACGTATTCAGTTATTCGATACTTTCATTCCCGACGATGCAATGTTCGGTCCAGAATCGATGCTTCATTTGGATCACAGTCACAGAGTTGCTCATTCAAAAGAATCTCTTTCTTTTGAGACG GATTTTCCTACATCATTAGTTGAAGATGATGCAAGCAGTGAATCATCTGTTTCAGATCTGTCCCGCTTTATAACTAAATCTCCTACACCTAGCTCCATGTCTCATGCTATTAGTATTCGACAACTTCTTGAATCT GCACTAGAAGCGGCTGGTCAAGTTGCTGGAGCATCTGTCTCTACTTCGCCTCTTCCATTCAGTGCCATGACTGGTCAATGTGAAGCTCTCGGCACAGATTCAAGGAAAAAGCTCTCTACTTGGCTTTCTCATGCAAATGGTGCACAAACAGCCGAAAAGGATGATGTCCCCAATGGTGAAAATGCAATTGTCATGAAG aTTTTGGGTGAAGACGAGCCAACTCGTGCAGGAACGAATGGTCTGAGATTACCTCCTGCCAGTCCGTTTGATAACTTCCTAAAAGCAGCTAGATATGCTTAG
- the LOC122594208 gene encoding nicotianamine synthase-like: protein MESLQQESILINKVCEIYEKVSKLETLKPSKDVNNLLTQLVLMCIPHSSINIDTLPFNVQEMRSKLIKICGEAEGHLEAHFSTILGSFENPLQHLTLFPYYSNYLKLSLLEYNILNQHYSSTKEAPKRVAFVGSGPLPLTSIVLASYHLKDTVFHNYDIDHSANLMASRLVSSDPDLSKRMVFHTADIMNVTDELKDYDVVFLAALVGIDNEKKVEVIEHLSKYMSPGAILMLRSAHGARAFLYPVVDPEVLQVGFDVLSIFHPDDDVVNSVVITRKFGDMANTERDHNRGEAGIGSIIPSSCKYCEFQAFNSPLSRMKMIHE from the coding sequence ATGGAATCCCTCCAACAAGAAAGCATCTTGATTAACAAAGTTTGTGAAATTTATGAAAAAGTTTCAAAGCTAGAAACACTCAAACCTTCAAAAGATGTCAATAATCTATTGACTCAACTTGTCCTCATGTGCATCCCACATTCTTCTATCAACATTGACACACTCCCATTCAATGTACAAGAAATGAGGTCTAAGCTCATCAAAATTTGTGGTGAGGCTGAGGGTCATCTTGAAGCCCATTTCTCTACCATTTTAGGCTCTTTCGAAAATCCTCTACAACATCTCACTCTCTTCCCTTACTACTCCAATTACCTCAAGCTTAGTCTTCTTGAGTATAACATCCTCAACCAACATTATTCCTCCACAAAAGAAGCCCCAAAACGTGTCGCGTTTGTGGGGTCCGGCCCCTTACCTCTTACCTCTATTGTCTTGGCTTCTTATCATCTCAAGGACACGGTGTTTCACAACTACGACATTGACCATTCCGCAAACTTGATGGCCTCACGTCTTGTTTCGTCTGATCCTGACTTGTCCAAAAGGATGGTCTTCCATACTGCCGATATAATGAATGTGACGGATGAGTTGAAAGACTATGATGTGGTTTTCCTGGCTGCACTTGTGGGGATAGATAATGAGAAGAAAGTAGAAGTAATCGAACATTTGTCTAAGTACATGTCCCCGGGTGCCATCCTTATGCTAAGGAGTGCCCATGGTGCCCGTGCTTTTCTTTATCCGGTGGTGGACCCTGAAGTTCTTCAAGTTGGGTTTGATGTTCTCTCGATTTTTCATCCAGATGATGATGTTGTTAACTCGGTTGTGATCACACGTAAGTTTGGGGACATGGCGAACACTGAGCGTGATCATAATCGTGGTGAAGCAGGAATTGGCTCTATCATACCATCAAGTTGCAAGTATTGTGAGTTCCAAGCGTTCAACAGTCCCTTGAGCCGTATGAAAATGATCCATGAGTAG